A region of Gracilinanus agilis isolate LMUSP501 chromosome 3, AgileGrace, whole genome shotgun sequence DNA encodes the following proteins:
- the RBM43 gene encoding RNA-binding protein 43 isoform X2, translated as MAAIQNVQEYEAYERTIIVSNIPVGNFNDEVMAGMLKNYFQAANKYGDVENVIYPTRIKGGAFVTFKEIKDVENILKKKKHCLIKEGLLPTCLTVSHFSENVIYCIFVHLDLSVFGKEVVLKNLVTELKEKIPSLDFCTVQPNGMVIVKGSFLAIKKLKEVLLLMANSLHGNNTNFVSLRKKKKKKISPVWRTPMSSFQSTMPNTAEKEHIIVLDTNVFNYMKYGNEIYGKTLKEFNIESKEIVNDDITTLCLRGPQTSSHSDHLEKVKELIEEFSYSLSLELRKETLSLDGKDMEKRQHIRLACQMLEPQFPQILVKYHSKHIDIIGNSTDTYQFKKLVMQSVGGKKVTSPSTVLLDKVSKDS; from the exons ATG GCAGCAATTCAAAATGTTCAAGAATATGAAGCATATGAAAGAACAATTATAGTTTCTAATATTCCTGTTGGAAATTTTAATGATGAAGTCATGGCAGGTATGCTGAAGAATTATTTCCAGGCGGCAAATAAATATGGAGATGTAGAAAATGTAATCTATCCAACAAGAATCAAAGGAGGTGCATTTGTGACATTCAAGGAAataaaag aTGTTGAGAACATCCTTAAAAAGAAGAAACACTGTCTAATAAAGGAGGGACTACTTCCAACTTGCCTTACTGTGTCTCATTTTAGTGAAAAT GTGATTTATTGCATTTTTGTTCACCTTGATTTATCTGTTTTTGGAAAGGAAGTTGTTCTAAAAAATCTGGTGACAGAACTTAAGGAGAAAATCCCATCCTTGGATTTCTGTACAGTGCAACCTAATGGAATGGTCATTGTTAAAGGGTCATTTTTAGCAATCAAGAAGCTAAAGGAAGTTCTTTTGTTAATGGCAAATTCTCTTCATGGAAACAATACAAATTTTGTCAgtctgagaaaaaagaagaaaaagaaaatctctccAGTATGGAGAACACCTATGTCATCATTCCAGTCTACAATGCCAAATACTGCTGAAAAAGAACATATAATTGTCCTTGATAcaaatgtatttaattatatgAAGTATGGTAATGAAATATATGGGaagactttaaaagaatttaaCATTGAGAGTAAAGAGATAGTTAATGATGATATCACCACCCTATGCCTAAGAGGTCCTCAGACAAGTTCTCATTCTGATCACTTGGAAAAAGTAAAGGAATTAATTGAGGAATTTTCATATTCTCTTTCCCTTGAGCTTCGAAAAGAAACATTATCTTTAGATGGAAAAGATATGGAAAAGAGGCAACACATTAGATTGGCATGCCAAAtgttggagcctcagtttccccagattCTGGTTAAATATCATTCTAAGCATATTGACATCATAGGGAATTCTACTGATACCTATCAATTTAAAAAACTTGTCATGCAATctgtagggggaaaaaaagtaactTCACCAAGTACAGTGCTACTAGATAAAGTGTCTAAGGACTCTTAA
- the RBM43 gene encoding RNA-binding protein 43 isoform X1 — translation MAALNLKKLPKAAIQNVQEYEAYERTIIVSNIPVGNFNDEVMAGMLKNYFQAANKYGDVENVIYPTRIKGGAFVTFKEIKDVENILKKKKHCLIKEGLLPTCLTVSHFSENVIYCIFVHLDLSVFGKEVVLKNLVTELKEKIPSLDFCTVQPNGMVIVKGSFLAIKKLKEVLLLMANSLHGNNTNFVSLRKKKKKKISPVWRTPMSSFQSTMPNTAEKEHIIVLDTNVFNYMKYGNEIYGKTLKEFNIESKEIVNDDITTLCLRGPQTSSHSDHLEKVKELIEEFSYSLSLELRKETLSLDGKDMEKRQHIRLACQMLEPQFPQILVKYHSKHIDIIGNSTDTYQFKKLVMQSVGGKKVTSPSTVLLDKVSKDS, via the exons ATGGCAGCCCTTAATCTCAAGAAGTTACCAAAG GCAGCAATTCAAAATGTTCAAGAATATGAAGCATATGAAAGAACAATTATAGTTTCTAATATTCCTGTTGGAAATTTTAATGATGAAGTCATGGCAGGTATGCTGAAGAATTATTTCCAGGCGGCAAATAAATATGGAGATGTAGAAAATGTAATCTATCCAACAAGAATCAAAGGAGGTGCATTTGTGACATTCAAGGAAataaaag aTGTTGAGAACATCCTTAAAAAGAAGAAACACTGTCTAATAAAGGAGGGACTACTTCCAACTTGCCTTACTGTGTCTCATTTTAGTGAAAAT GTGATTTATTGCATTTTTGTTCACCTTGATTTATCTGTTTTTGGAAAGGAAGTTGTTCTAAAAAATCTGGTGACAGAACTTAAGGAGAAAATCCCATCCTTGGATTTCTGTACAGTGCAACCTAATGGAATGGTCATTGTTAAAGGGTCATTTTTAGCAATCAAGAAGCTAAAGGAAGTTCTTTTGTTAATGGCAAATTCTCTTCATGGAAACAATACAAATTTTGTCAgtctgagaaaaaagaagaaaaagaaaatctctccAGTATGGAGAACACCTATGTCATCATTCCAGTCTACAATGCCAAATACTGCTGAAAAAGAACATATAATTGTCCTTGATAcaaatgtatttaattatatgAAGTATGGTAATGAAATATATGGGaagactttaaaagaatttaaCATTGAGAGTAAAGAGATAGTTAATGATGATATCACCACCCTATGCCTAAGAGGTCCTCAGACAAGTTCTCATTCTGATCACTTGGAAAAAGTAAAGGAATTAATTGAGGAATTTTCATATTCTCTTTCCCTTGAGCTTCGAAAAGAAACATTATCTTTAGATGGAAAAGATATGGAAAAGAGGCAACACATTAGATTGGCATGCCAAAtgttggagcctcagtttccccagattCTGGTTAAATATCATTCTAAGCATATTGACATCATAGGGAATTCTACTGATACCTATCAATTTAAAAAACTTGTCATGCAATctgtagggggaaaaaaagtaactTCACCAAGTACAGTGCTACTAGATAAAGTGTCTAAGGACTCTTAA